The Buchnera aphidicola (Pseudoregma panicola) genome contains the following window.
ATAAAAATTAAATTTAACTCTTTATCAGAATATATAAAAAAAGTAAAAAAAGCACTAAATACAAAAGAAAACAAATTTAAAAAAATAAAAATTAATAAGCAACAAATAAATGATAATATAATACAATTAGAAAATGAACTATATATTCAAATAAGACCAAAGCAAAATACTAAAAAAAACGAAACTCAAATAAATGCTTTAGAAAAAAGAGGAATAAAATATATAGAAATAAGATCATTAGATATAAATCCATTTACTAATATAGGAATAAAAAAATATCAAATTCTTTTTTTAGATTTATTTTTAATTTGGTGTATATCTATAAAATCTCCATATATAAAAAAATCTGAAATGAAAAAAATAAATACAAACTGGGAAAATATATGTATAAATGGAAAAAAATCTGGACAAAAAATATATATAAATAAAAAAAAAAAAACATTTATAAAAATTAGTTTTAAAATATTAAATAAAATAAAAAAAATTGCTAAGATATTGGATTCTAATACAAATTTAAAAGAATATGAAGAATCTTATAAAAAAGTTAAAAAAATTTTAAAAAATAAAAAATTAACATATTCTTCAAAAATTCTAAAAAATATAAAAAAATATGGTATTAAAAATTTTGGTTTAAAAATTTCTAAAAAATATTTAAAAAAAAGTATAGGAAAAAAAATAAAAAATAAAAATAAAATAAAATTTATTAAAGAAAAATACATATCAATAAAAGAAAAAAAAATAATTGATAAAAAATGTAAATATATTAAATAATATATTTTTAAATAAAAAATATTATTTTTTTATTTCTTCTATTTTGTTTTCATAAGAAATCAAAGCAATATCTGCTTTTCTAATAGAAAATATTCCTACAGTAACTACTCCTGGTATATTGTTTATTTTTTTTTCTAATTTTACAGGATCTTTTAAAAATATATTATATATATCTATAATAATATTATTATAATCTGTTAAAAAATTCTTTCTTAATACTGGATAACCACCTAATTGAATTATTTTATTTTTTACAAAAGAATAAGAAATAGAAATAATTTCTACAGGAATTGGATTATTTTTTCCCAAAATACTAACTTTTTTAGTAAAATCTGCTATACAAATAAAAGTTTTTGACATACCTGCTAAAATTTTTTCTCCTGTTAAAGCTCCTCCACCTCCTTTTATCATTTGCATATTATTATTTATTTCATCTGCGCCATCTATATAAATTTCTATACTATCTATTTCTTTAGTGTCAAATATTTTTATATTATATTTTTTTAAATAAAAGCTAGAAATTTTAGAACTAGATACAACACCTCTTATATAATTAGAAATTTTTTTTAATTCTTTTATAAAAGTTATTACTGTACTACCTGTTCCTATTCCTATAATAGAATCTTTATTAATATATTTTAATGCAGCAATAGAAGACATCTTCTTTAATTTTTTTATATTCATAAAAATAATCTTACATAGAAAACGTTGAAAAATTCAAAAAAAATGTTAAAAACTGGGGCACCTGGATTCGAACCAGGGATCCCGGTATCAAAAACCGATGCCTTAACCACTTGGCCATGCCCCAAAAAAAATAAATTTTATTAAATAAATAAAATACGGAGAGCGAGATTTGAACTCGCATGCTTTACAAGCGTCAGAACCTAAATCTGATGCGTATACCTATTCCGCCATCTCCGCTATATTTTTAAAGTTTTTACATAAATTAAAAAAAATCTTAGCTATGACGGGAATCGAACCCATGACCTCAGCGTTATGAGTGCTGCGCTCTAACCATCTGAGCTACATAGCTATTATTATAAAAATTATTAATAAAAACATTTTTAAAATTAAAATATACTAAATTATACATAAATTATCAACAAATTTTGAAAATGTTTTTAAAAATAAAAAAATAAAAAATACATCTAAATTATTATATAATAAAAAAATTATGATAAATAATTTATAAAAAAAATGAAAATAAATAAAAATAAAAAAATAAATACAAATTTTATATATAAAATAATTGAAAAAGACATACTTAAAAATAATTCATTAAATATAAAAACAAGATTTCCTCCAGAACCAAATGGTCATCTGCATATAGGTCATGCAAAATCAATTTTTATAAATTTTAATATATCAAAAAAATATTTAGGTAAATGCAATCTAAGATTTGACGACACTAATCCATCTAAAGAAAAAATTAAGTATATAAATTCTATAAAAAAAGATATAAAATGGTTAGGATTAAAATGGAACGAAAATATAAAATATGCATCTAATTATTTTAAAATATTTTATAAATATGCAATGATATTAATAAAAAAAGGATTAGCATACGTAGATAATTTAACAAAAAATCAAATAAGAAAATATAGAGGAAGTTTGATAAAAGAAGGAAAAAATAGTCCATTTAGAAACAGAAAAATTGAAAAAAATATAAATTTATTTAAAAAAATGAAAAATGGATATTTTAAAGATGGAAGTATATGTCTTAGAGCCAAAATAAATATGAAATCAAAAATAATAATAATGAGAGATCCAGTATTATATAGAGTTATAAAGATAAAAAAACATCATCAAACTAAAAATAAATGGTGTATATATCCTACATATGACTTTTCTCATTGTATATCGGATTATATAGAAAAAATTACTCATTCTATTTGTACTACAGAATTTACAAATAATAAAATTTTATATAATTGGATACTAAAAAATATAGGAACTAAAAATAGACCAAAACAATATGAATTTTCTAGATTAAACATCGAAAACAACATTATTTCTAAAAGAAAAATAAAAAAATTAATAAAAAAAAAAATAGTAAAAAATTGGTCAGATCCAAGATTATTAACAATATCAGGATTAAGAAAAAGAGGATATACTCCTATATCAATAATGAATTTTTGTAATTATATAGGAGTAACTAGAAAAGAAAATTTTATACAAATGTCTTATTTAGAACATTTTATAAAAGAAGATTTAAAAAACAAAGTAAAAAGAGCTATGGCTGTATTGAATCCTATAAAAATTATAATATATAATTTGCCAAAAAATTATAAAAAAATAATAAAAATACCAAATCATCCTAAAATAAAAAAATTTGGCACACAAAAAATTGTTCTTAGAAAAGAAATATATATAGAAAAAGAAGATTTTGAAGAAACATCAAAAAATAAAAAAAAACTTTTTATAAATGGAAAAGTAAAATTAAGATATTCATATTTTATAAAAGCTAAAAAAATAAAAAAAAATAAACTAAATAAAATAGAAAAAATTTATTGCAAATGTTATAAAAACATAATTAATAAAAAAAATAAAAAAAAAAAAAAAATATCAATAATACATTGGGTATCTATAAAAGATTCTATTAAAACAAAATTTAAAATATATAAAAACTTATTTAAAACTAAATATCCTGAAAAGAAAAAAAATATGATACAATATATAGATAAAAAATCAAAAAAAGTTAAAATAGGTTTTTCACAAAAAGATATATTATCTAAAATTTTAAAAAATTATATACAATTTGAAAGAATTGGATATTTTATGTTAAATAATTTAAAAAAAAATAAAAATATTACTTTCACATGCATAACAAAATTCAAAAAATAATATAATTTTATAAAATATTTTTAAAAACTATTTTAAATAAAAATTAAAAAAAAATGATAAAAATAAAAAAAATATTTGCTAGAGAAATAATAGATTCTAGAGGATATCCTACAATAGAATCTGAAGTATATTTAGAAGATGGATCTTTTGGTAAAGCAAGTGTCCCTTCAGGAGCTTCTACAGGGTCAAAAGAATCATTAGAACTTAGAGATAATAATAAAAAATATTTTTTTGGACAAGGAGTATTAAAAGCAGTTAAAAATGTTAATTGCATAATATCAAAAATATTAAAAAATAAAAATGCAAAAGAACAAGAAAAGATAGATGAAATAATGATAAAAGAAGATGGAACAAAAAATAAATCTAATTTAGGATCTAATGCAATACTTTCTGTGTCGTTATCTGTGGCTAAAGCATATGCCAAATATAAAAAAATTAATTTATATGAACATATATACAAATTATCTGATCAAAAAGAAAAAATAATAGTTCCTAGACCTATGATTAATATAATAAATGGAGGAAAACATTCTAATAATAATTTAGATATACAAGAATTTATGATACAACCATCAAAAAATATATCAATAAAAAAATCTATTAGAATGGGATGTGAAATTTTTCATTCATTATATATAATATTAAAAAAAAATAACATAAGTATATCAGTAGGAGATGAAGGCGGTTTTGCACCAAACTTAAAAAATAATGAAGAAGCTTTAAAATTAATAGAAAAAGCAATTAAAAAAACAAAATATGTATTAGGAAAAGATATAAACATTGCTATAGATTGTGCTGGATCGGAATTATATAATAAATTAACAAATAAATATGAAATAAAAAGTGAAAACAAATTTTTAAATTATAAAGAATTTACAAAATATTTAAAAAAAATATCCAATAAGTATTTTATAAAATCTATAGAAGATGGATTAGAAGAAAATGATTGGAAAGGATTTCAATATCAAACAAAACATATTGGAAATGATATACAAATAGTAGGAGACGATTTATTTGTAACTAACCCTATAATATTAAAAAAAGGAATTTTAAAAAAAGCAGCAAATGCTATTTTAATAAAATTAAATCAAATAGGAACTTTAACAGAAACATTAAAAACTATTAATATAGCAAAAAAATATAAATATAATACAATTATTTCTCATAGATCTGGAGAAACAGAAGATACTTTTATATCAGATTTATCTATAGGAACTATATCAGGTCAAATAAAAACAGGATCTATGTCTAGATCAGAAAGAACTTGCAAATACAATAGACTAATTAGAATAGAAGAAAAATTAATTAAAACAAAATATGAAATAAAAATATAAAAAATAAATTAAAACGTTTTTACAAAAATGAAAAATAAAACTTTTATAATAGATGGAACTAATTATATGTACAAATATTATTTTGCAATACCAATGTTAAAAAATAATGTTGGAAAACCAATAAACATAATATATGGATTTATTAATATGATTAATATAATTTATAAAAAATATAATCCAAAAAAAATAATATTTGTATTTGATTCAAAAAAAAAAAATTTTAGGAAAAAAATATATAAAAAATATAAAAAAAATAGACCTATTATGCCTAAAGAAATTATAGATCAAATAAAACCATTAAATTTTTTAATAAAAAATCTTGGAATACCTATAGTAAGTATACCACTAATAGAAGCAGATGATGCTATTGGAATATTATCAAAAATAGAAAACAAAAAAAAAAATTTAGTATTTATATTGACTAATGATAAAGATATGTATCAGATAATAAATTCAAAAACATTTATTTTAAAAAATTTTAATAAAATAATAGGAAAAGAAGAAGTAAAAAAAGAATATAAAATTTTTCCAAAAAATATTCCAGATTACCTATCGTTAGTAGGAGATAGATCTGACAATATACCAGGAGTACCATGCATAGGAAAAAAAACAGCACAAAAACTTATAAAAAAATATAAAAATTTAAAAAATATATATAAAAATATAGAAAAAATAAAATATTTAAACATAAAAAATAAGATAAAAATAATAAAAAATTTAAAAAGAAAAAAAAAAGAAACAATTTTTTCATTAAATCTTACTAGATTAAATTTGCATTTTAAAATAAAAAGTAAATTTAAAAATTTAAAATTAAAAAATCCAAATATAAAAAAATTAAATATATTTTTTAAAAAAAATAAATTTAAATATAAAATAATAAATTAAAAATATAAAGTTTTAATAAAAAATAATAAATATAAAATATTTTTTAAATAATTATTTTTTATTAAAAAATAAAAAAATAAATAATGAATAATAACTAAAACATTTTATTATATAAAATATGAAAAAAATAAAAAATATAGCAGTAATAGCTCATGTAGACCATGGAAAAACAACATTAATAGATAAATTATTAAGATCATCTACACAATTTAAAGAAAAAAATAATAAAGAAAATAGAATAATGGACTCTAATATTTTAGAAAAAGAAAGAGGAATTACAATATTATCAAAACATGCATCCATATTTTGGAAAAAATATAAAATAAATATAGTAGATACTCCAGGACATGCAGATTTTGGTGGAGAAGTAGAAAGAATAATGTCAATGGTAGATTCAGTTTTATTAATAGTAGATTCTTTAGAAGGACCTATGCCTCAAACAAGATTTGTTACCAAAAAATCTTTTTTATATAATTTAAATCCTATAGTAGTAATAAACAAAATAGATAGAAAAAATTCTAGACCAGAATGGGTTTTAAATAAAATATTTGACTTATTTATAAATCTTAATGCAAATGAAAAACAATTAGATTTTCCAATAGTATATACTTCTGCATCATTAGGAACTTCAGGTACAGATTTAAAAAAAATAAAACATAATATGATTCCTCTAATAAAAACAATAATAAATCATACTCCAACTCATAAAATAAAAAAAAATACAAATTTAAAATTGCAAATATCTCAAATAGATTATGATAATTATTTAGGAAATATAGGAATAGGAAAAATAAAATCTGGAAAAATAAAAAAAAATCAAACTGTTTATATAAAAAATAATAAAAACAAAAAAAAAATTGGAAAAGTTAATAAAATATTACATTATTGTGGTTTAGAAAAAATAGAAATAAAAAAATCTAATGCAGGAGAAATAGTTTTAATATCAGGATTAGAAGACATAGAAATATCTGATACTATATGTGATAAAAAAGATATTAAACCATTTCCTGATTTATCAATAGATAAACCCACAGTAAAAATATTTTTATCAGTAAATACATCTCCGATTGCAGGAAAAGAAGGAAAATATTTAACTTCTAGACAAATATTAAATAGATTAAAACAAGAAAAATCTAAAAATGTTTCTTTAGAAATAGATTATAAAAATAATTCAAACACATTTTGTATATCAGGTAGAGGAGAATTACATTTATCTATCCTAATAGAAACTATGAGAAGAGAAGGATTTGAAATGGAATTATCTAGACCTAAAATAATTTTTAAAAAAGATAAAGAAAAAATATATGAACCATATGAAAATTTAATAATTGATATAGAAAAAAAACATCAAGGAAGCATAATGAACTTTATTGGAGAAAGAAAAGGAGATTTAAAAAATATAATTTCAAGCAATGAAAAAAATAGAATATGTTTAGACTATAACATTTCTAGTAGAGCACTAATAGGATTTAGATCCGAATTTAATAATATAACTTCAGGAACTGGAATATTTTATTCTTCATTCTACAAATATGATATAAAAAAAAATTATAAAATAGGACAAAGAAAAAATGGAGTTTTAATATCTAACAAAAGAGGAAAAGCATTAGGATTTTCTTTATTTTCATTACAAGAAAGAGGAAAATTATTTATTTCTCATGGTGAAGAAGTATATGAAGGTCAAATAATAGGAATTAATAATAGAACAAATGATTTAACAGTAAATTGCCTATCTGGTAAAAAATTAACTAATATGAGAGCGTCTGGAACAGATGAAGCTATAAATTTAATAAATCCAATAACTATAACATTAGAAAAAGCATTTAATTTTATAAATGATGATGAACTCATAGAAATAACACCAAAAAAAATAAGATTAAGAAAAAAATATTTAACAGAAAGTGAAAGAAAAAAATATAAAAAATAAAACTACTTATTAAGTAAGTTATTCAATAATCTAGAATATTTATATTTATTATGAATAGTTTTTAATCTTTCAGATTTTATTATTATTTTAATATTTTTTAATGTTTTATTAAAATCATCATTAATGATTAAATAATCATATTTTTTATAATTTTTTATTTCTTTAGAAAAATTTTTCATTCTATTTATTATATTTATTGTACTATCTTGATTTCTAAGTTTTAATCTTTTTATTATCTCTATTTTAGAAGGAGGTAATATAAAAATACTTTTAGCGAATTTAATTTTTTTTTTTATTTGACAAGCACCTTTATAATCAATATCTAAAAATATATCTCTACCTATAATAATATTTTCATATAATGTATTAAAATTAGTACCATAATAATTATTAAAAACTTTTGAATATTCTACAAATTTTTTTTTATTAATCATATTTTTAAAAATTTTTTTAGAAACAAAATTATAATGTATTTTATCTATTTCTTTTTTTCTTTTTAATCTAGTAGTATAAGAAATAGATAAAAATATATTATTTAAAATATTCTTACTAATAAAATTTTGTAATAAACTAGATTTACCGGTACCGCTAGGTGCTGAAAAGATAAAACATGTACCATAATTTTTATTATTTTTCATATAATTAATATTTTATATAAAATTTTTTAAAAAAAATATACTTTTTTTAATATTTTCTATTTTAAATAAAACTTTTTCATCAACAAAATTATTAAAAATACATTGAACTAAAACAAAATTTTTTATTTTAATAGAAAACAAAACTGTTCCAAAAAAAATCAAATCATTATTTAAAATTTTAAAAACTCTAGATCCTATTATTGGTTTTTTTTTTGAAATACTATATATTAAAAATATTTTTTTTTTATTAAAATTCTTATATTTTATTTTAGATAAAATTTCTTGACCCTTATAACAACCTTTATTAAAACTTAAAGCATTAAACTTTTCTAAATTTAAAGAAATTGGATTAAATTTTTTACAATTTTCTATTTCTAATATTGGAAATCCAAACTTCATTGATATAAAATCCCATGCTATACATTTCTTTATTTTAAATTTTTTAAAAAATTTTTTTTTAAAAAAATCAACTTCTTTATTAGAAACAATAATTATGAATCTTTCTATTTCATTATCTATTTTTAAAAAAATAAAATTATTTTTTTTTATTACATTAAATTTATTAAAAGATATTTTAAAACATTTTTCTAATAAAGTTTTAGATTTTTTTCCAAAAATACCAAAAATTTTTATTTTTTTTTTTATTAAAATATCAACTTTAGAAAATTCAGAATATTTTTTAATTTCATCAAATTGTATTTTAGAAATACTATTTCTATGCAGACAAGCATAACTATTATTAAAATAATCAAAAATTAAAAATATACTTATTATTTTACCTTTTATATTACAACATGTACCATAACTATATTTGTTTTTTTTTAATATATTTAAATCATTTGTAAATTGATTTTGTAAATATTCTTTTCTATCTTTTCCTGAAATAAAAGTTATAGAAATATTTTTTAAATTCATTAATATTGGTTTAGTATGATAAAAAAGTTTATTAAAATAATATGAAAAAAAATTTTTTTCCAAAAAAAATCCTTAAAAAAATATATTTATTTTATTTTTAATAAAAAAAATATAAAAAATACTTTTAAAATAAAATAATTTATATAAAAATATTTTTATACATTATTAAAAAAATTAAAATTAATTATATCATATACAAAAAGTATATAATAGGAAAATTATGGAAATATTAAAAATAGAAAATAAAATAAAAAGAATAAAAAAAAAAATAAAAATTTAAAAAATATAATAAAATATTATGAAGAAGAAAAAAAATTAAATAATATAAAACATAATTTAAAAAAAGAAAAAATATGGAAAAATACTAAATTAATGTTGAAGTTAAAAAAAAATAAAAAAAAAATAGAAAATAAAATTAATCCTATAAAAAAAAATTTTATAAAAATAAAATATCTTATAGATCTAATAAAACTTTCAAAACAATTAAAAAGCTATGAAATATTAAAAGATATAAATAAAGAAATAAAAGAAATAGAAAAAGTAACAAAAGAAATAGAATTTTATAAAATGTTTTATAAAAAATATGATAGATTAAATTGTTATTTAGATCTTCAATCAGGATCTGGAGGAATAGAATCACAAGATTGGACAAATATGTTATTAAAAATGTATTTAAAATGGGCTCAAAAAAAAAATTTTAAAACTAAAATAATATCAGAATCAAGAGGAGAAATAGCTGGAATAAAATCTTCTACTGTTCATATATCAGGAAATTTTGCATTTGGTTGGTTTAGAACAGAAACTGGAATACATAGATTAGTTAGAAAAAGTCCATTTAATTCTACAGGAAAAAGACATACATCTTTTGCTTCTATATACGTATATCCAGAAATAAAAAAAAAAATAAAATCAAGAATATCATATTCTGATATTAAAATAGATGTATACAGATCCTCTGGAGCAGGAGGTCAACATGTTAACAAAACAGAATCTGCTGTTAGAATAACTCATATACCAACAAATTTAGTTACACAATGTCAAAATTATAGATCACAGCATAAAAACAAAGAAAAAGCAATAAAACAAATGGAATGTAAATTATATAATTTAGAAATAGAGAACAACAAAAAGAAAAAAAAAAAAATAGAAGAAAAAAAATCTAAAATTACTTGGAGTAAACAAATTAGATCTTATATTTTAGACATTTCTAAAGTAAAAGATATTAGAACAGGAATAGAAACAAATGATATACAATCAGTACTAAATGGAAATTTAGAAAAATTCATAAAAAAAACTTTAAAATTAGGAATTTAAAAATGATAAAAGAAAAAAAAAATATACAAATGTTAGAAATAAAAAAAAATAATATAAAATATATAAAAAAATATAATTTTATTTATCCAAATAATTTTCATCCAAACACTACATGCAAAAAAATAATAAAAAGATATAAAAATAAAGAAAAAAAAAATATAAAAAATGAAAAAATAAAAATATCTGGAAGAATAATTAAAATTAGAATTATGGGAAAAGCATCTTTTTGTGAAATAAAAGACATGAGTGGTAAAATTCAATTATATATTTCACAAAAATATATAAAAAAAAAATTTTATAAAAATCATTTTAAAAAATGGAACATAGGAGACATAATAGGAATATATGGAACAGTTTTTGAAACTAAAACAAAAGAAATAACAATAAAATGTAAAAAATTAAAACTATTAAATAAAACACTAAGACCAATTCCTAATAGTTTTTATGGTTTATTAGACAAAGAAAAATGTTATAGAAACAGATATTTAGATCTAATAACTAATAAAAAATCTATAAAAAAATTTTTAATAAGATCTAAAATAATATTCTTAATAAGAAATTTTTTTTATAAAAAAAAATTTATAGAAGTAGAAACTCCAATAATTCAAAATATACCAGGAGGAGCTTCAGCTAAACCATTTATAACACATCATAATAAACTTAAAAAAAAAATGTATTTAAGAATATCTCCAGAATTATATTTAAAAAAACTTATTATAGGAGGTTTTGAAAAAATATTTGAAATAAGTAAAAACTTTAGAAACGAAGGAATATCAAATAAACATAATCCTGAATTTACTATGATAGAAGCATATTCAGCATATTCTAACTATAAATATATGATGAAATTAATAGAAAAACTATTTAAATATATATTTAAAAAAATAAAAATAAAAAATTCTATTATATACAATAATAAAAAAATAATTTTTAAAAAAAAATTTAATAAGATGACAATTACAAAAGCAATTTTAAAATTTAATAAAGATATAAAAGCTAATGATATTAAAAAAATAAAAAATATAAAAAAAATAGCAATAAATAAAAAAATAAAAATAAAAAAATATTACAATATAGACAAAATAATAATAAAAATATTTGAACATACTGTAGAAAAAAATATTATACAACCTACATTTATTACTAATTATCCTGTAGAAACATCACCATTAGCTAGAAGAAAAAAAAATTCTAAAAATTTAACTGAAAGATTTGAATTATTTATATCTGGAATGGAAATTAGCAATGGATTTTCAGAATTAAATGATCCTATAGATCAAAAAAAAAGATTTAAAAAACAAATTAAAGAAAAAAATACAAGTAAAAATTTTTATGATAAAGAATATATAAAAGCATTAGAATATGGATTACCTCCTACTTCTGGAATTGGTATTGGAATAGATAGATTAATAATGTTATTAACAAATTCTAAAAATATTAGAGATATAATTTTTTTCCCATCTTTAAAAAATTAAAAATTATTTAAAAAATAAAAATTAAAAAATAGAGACAAATAAAAAAATGAAAAAAAAAATGTGTAAAAAAAATATATTTTATGCAATAAAAAAAATTATAAAAAAAAACACAGAACC
Protein-coding sequences here:
- the lysS gene encoding lysine--tRNA ligase; this encodes MIKEKKNIQMLEIKKNNIKYIKKYNFIYPNNFHPNTTCKKIIKRYKNKEKKNIKNEKIKISGRIIKIRIMGKASFCEIKDMSGKIQLYISQKYIKKKFYKNHFKKWNIGDIIGIYGTVFETKTKEITIKCKKLKLLNKTLRPIPNSFYGLLDKEKCYRNRYLDLITNKKSIKKFLIRSKIIFLIRNFFYKKKFIEVETPIIQNIPGGASAKPFITHHNKLKKKMYLRISPELYLKKLIIGGFEKIFEISKNFRNEGISNKHNPEFTMIEAYSAYSNYKYMMKLIEKLFKYIFKKIKIKNSIIYNNKKIIFKKKFNKMTITKAILKFNKDIKANDIKKIKNIKKIAINKKIKIKKYYNIDKIIIKIFEHTVEKNIIQPTFITNYPVETSPLARRKKNSKNLTERFELFISGMEISNGFSELNDPIDQKKRFKKQIKEKNTSKNFYDKEYIKALEYGLPPTSGIGIGIDRLIMLLTNSKNIRDIIFFPSLKN